Proteins from one Paenibacillus amylolyticus genomic window:
- a CDS encoding stalk domain-containing protein gives MRKSWIRVLSTGVLTGMLTIGAALPVWASDLTTSELRVKAGSTSAYINGDKQVIAKPYKVKGVTMVPVGVFKKAFGSEIRLEKNDVVKIKEGPHTVTLTIGSSIGWVDGVKHEMGAAPKMVNGVLMVPLRPVAAGIGATLAPNSSGEMVIRLLQTDDSVDDEDGLHPDEGKTRIGNSFYGWSINYPADLMVFQTGEQERMMTFGAADNSYYLEVYVSDQDVALDADDLLQQLVQEAKQSGDTVLDREAVSKGKTPYARIIVKDVDGMLWEMRQYLSEGRQYDVYLADYEALNYKDLGKRAALLNSFQPTFAESDRTIKDLSTVDNGMRSAWNDDYGIELKIPAGWSMDNNQMIYEAKDGAYLQWRVTSAKAGTTVKDWSGQLDKWMRETFTPESYEPIGSYTMEISGETAEVNEFRYNFGGGWQTEFDVLLQKNGYRYYAEYTFPEEQVADREWFERIMKSVEIDFDTVAEHFGQLDEDPYLTDKTKTLTRTSKRYKYSVDIPRYWTPYSDRFEYSPVVYTFTGGEFSIAASEDKSIEMTVSQLREAYAEATKTRKSFQLLRSEELTFAGVPAFSFTYHEVDKGVPYAGRQIVFEKDGTTYTITSGLNDANKTEVQAAALEKAVNSFTFIK, from the coding sequence ATGAGAAAGTCATGGATACGTGTGCTAAGCACAGGTGTATTAACCGGGATGCTGACCATTGGTGCGGCATTGCCTGTATGGGCATCTGATCTGACGACAAGTGAACTGCGCGTGAAAGCAGGAAGCACGAGCGCTTATATTAACGGAGATAAGCAGGTCATAGCCAAACCTTACAAGGTCAAGGGTGTAACGATGGTACCTGTCGGTGTATTTAAAAAAGCATTTGGCAGTGAAATCCGGTTGGAGAAAAATGATGTCGTCAAAATCAAGGAAGGTCCGCACACCGTAACTCTGACGATTGGCAGTTCGATTGGCTGGGTGGATGGTGTGAAACATGAGATGGGTGCAGCTCCCAAGATGGTGAATGGTGTACTCATGGTACCACTTCGTCCGGTAGCTGCCGGGATTGGAGCAACGCTTGCTCCAAACAGTTCCGGAGAAATGGTGATTCGTCTGTTGCAGACCGATGATTCGGTAGACGATGAGGACGGTCTTCATCCGGATGAAGGCAAAACCAGGATCGGCAACAGCTTTTACGGCTGGTCCATTAACTATCCGGCAGACCTTATGGTTTTCCAGACCGGTGAGCAGGAGCGCATGATGACTTTTGGTGCTGCAGACAACAGTTATTATCTCGAAGTGTACGTCAGCGATCAGGATGTGGCTCTGGATGCGGATGATCTGTTGCAGCAACTCGTGCAGGAGGCCAAACAATCGGGAGATACGGTGCTGGATCGTGAAGCAGTGTCGAAAGGCAAAACGCCTTATGCACGCATTATCGTGAAAGATGTAGATGGCATGCTGTGGGAAATGCGTCAGTATCTGAGCGAAGGTCGTCAATATGATGTGTACCTCGCGGATTACGAAGCCCTGAATTACAAGGATCTGGGCAAACGCGCTGCGCTGCTTAATTCATTCCAGCCAACTTTTGCAGAATCCGATCGAACGATCAAGGATCTGTCCACCGTAGATAATGGCATGCGCTCAGCATGGAATGATGACTATGGTATTGAACTGAAGATTCCAGCCGGCTGGTCGATGGACAACAATCAGATGATCTATGAAGCCAAGGATGGTGCATATCTGCAATGGCGTGTCACTTCGGCTAAGGCAGGTACAACGGTCAAAGACTGGAGCGGCCAACTGGATAAGTGGATGCGCGAGACATTTACACCAGAGAGTTACGAGCCAATTGGCTCGTATACGATGGAGATCTCGGGAGAGACTGCCGAGGTGAACGAATTCCGTTACAACTTTGGCGGGGGCTGGCAGACCGAGTTCGATGTTCTTTTGCAGAAGAATGGGTATCGATATTATGCAGAGTATACGTTCCCTGAGGAGCAGGTTGCAGATCGAGAATGGTTTGAACGGATTATGAAGAGTGTGGAGATTGATTTTGATACGGTTGCCGAACATTTTGGTCAGCTGGATGAAGATCCTTATTTGACAGACAAAACGAAGACACTTACGCGTACATCCAAACGTTATAAATACAGTGTGGATATTCCGCGTTACTGGACACCTTACAGTGATCGTTTTGAGTATTCACCTGTGGTGTACACCTTCACGGGCGGAGAATTCTCCATTGCGGCGAGTGAAGACAAGTCGATCGAGATGACGGTCAGTCAACTGAGAGAAGCTTATGCCGAAGCCACCAAAACGCGGAAAAGCTTTCAGCTGCTTCGCAGTGAGGAGTTGACGTTTGCAGGTGTGCCTGCATTTTCCTTTACGTATCATGAAGTGGACAAAGGGGTTCCATATGCGGGGCGCCAGATCGTGTTTGAAAAGGACGGAACAACCTATACGATCACGAGCGGTCTGAATGATGCGAACAAGACAGAAGTTCAGGCGGCCGCCTTGGAAAAAGCAGTGAACTCATTTACTTTTATTAAATAA
- a CDS encoding trypsin-like peptidase domain-containing protein encodes MSVLGKKGIAILMAAVLSISVAATAGAAESKTAMQAKVVDGQVYVNTKDLLKAVGGSGQYDAKSGTYTYKGSEAIPKVIVKVSPSVVGIIGKSTEVQEGASSDNRYNLAHGTGVIIRSNGWIVTNAHVVDGLTNPVVVTTDGTTYKITKTYSDALSDLALIKINAKSLQPASFAKASQTSVGETVIALGTPISFSLRNSATVGVISGLNRGVEATYRLIQTDTAINPGNSGGPLINLKGEVVGINSMKFSAVGVESLGFSIPVDTVQYIIDQFFKYGKIKRASLGLQLEESWSAIVGLPTDDPLTITGVLSPEAKKAKIKEGDFIYSVAGTRVSSVVDINELLKTYLPGQKVKLLMQTDGDIVTRTLVLADRADIVDEEDEAFLADEEQ; translated from the coding sequence ATGAGCGTGTTGGGTAAAAAGGGAATAGCCATACTGATGGCTGCTGTACTCTCAATTAGTGTAGCGGCAACGGCCGGCGCGGCTGAATCCAAAACGGCAATGCAAGCGAAAGTGGTAGACGGTCAAGTCTATGTGAACACCAAGGATCTGCTCAAGGCAGTTGGTGGAAGTGGCCAGTATGATGCCAAATCCGGAACGTACACGTACAAGGGAAGTGAAGCCATTCCCAAAGTGATCGTAAAGGTATCCCCTTCGGTTGTTGGCATTATTGGGAAATCTACCGAAGTGCAGGAAGGTGCATCATCAGACAACCGTTATAATCTTGCACATGGTACAGGTGTTATTATCCGGTCCAACGGATGGATCGTAACGAATGCCCATGTGGTCGATGGATTAACGAATCCGGTGGTCGTAACGACGGATGGAACTACATACAAAATTACGAAAACATACAGTGATGCACTCAGTGATCTGGCGCTAATCAAAATCAATGCCAAATCGCTCCAACCGGCGAGCTTCGCCAAAGCTTCACAAACCTCTGTTGGAGAAACGGTGATTGCCTTAGGTACGCCGATTTCCTTTTCTTTGCGCAACTCGGCAACGGTAGGGGTCATTAGCGGCTTGAACCGTGGTGTTGAGGCGACCTATCGGTTAATTCAGACCGACACGGCCATTAACCCGGGAAATAGCGGAGGACCGCTGATCAACCTGAAGGGTGAAGTAGTGGGTATCAATTCAATGAAATTTTCTGCGGTTGGCGTAGAGAGTTTGGGATTTTCGATTCCGGTGGATACCGTTCAATATATCATCGATCAATTTTTTAAATATGGCAAAATCAAACGTGCAAGTCTGGGGTTACAGCTGGAAGAAAGCTGGTCTGCGATTGTAGGCCTGCCTACAGATGATCCATTAACAATTACAGGCGTACTGTCTCCTGAAGCGAAGAAAGCCAAAATCAAAGAGGGCGACTTCATTTATAGTGTGGCAGGTACACGAGTCTCTTCGGTAGTAGATATCAATGAGCTGCTCAAAACATATCTGCCTGGACAAAAGGTAAAGCTGTTGATGCAAACGGATGGTGATATCGTCACCCGCACGTTGGTGCTTGCTGATCGCGCAGACATCGTAGACGAGGAAGATGAAGCATTCCTTGCAGATGAAGAACAATAA